The genomic segment TATCAAAGAAATTTCAAAATTCGAACCCAATCCACAACTCGCCCATCCATTAGCTCACATCGAATTAAAAGGTGTATCGGTTGATCAACTGGCTCAACAAGCAAAAGAATTTGCATTAGATATTGACCGTAAAGAAATTGGTGAAGAAGCGCATGGTGTACGCTTATTAGCATTATATGGTTTAAAAGGTGCAGCCGCCTATTTCGAACATGCCTATGCATTAGGTAAATTTGACAATGATTTATATGTCGAATACCACGGTTTTATGTCATGGCTTGGTACACAACCTCGTGACTTAAACGAATTACTAGAGAAAGCATTAGCAATCGGCACGATGAACTTTAAAGTCATGGCAATGTTAGATGCTGGCGAAACGGAAACATTTGGCAACCCGGTACCTGTCAGTGTAAATATTCGTCCTGTAAAAGGAAAATGTATCCTTATTTCTGGTCACGACTTAAAAGACTTAAAAGAGTTGTTAGAACAAACCGAAGGCAAAGGTATTAACATTTATACTCACGGCGAAATGTTGCCTGCGCACGGCTATCCTGAATTAAAAAAATACAAACATTTAGTAGGTAACTTTGGCTCGGGTTGGCAAAATCAGCAAAAAGAGTTCGCGCGTTTCCCTGGCGCAATCATTATGACATCTAACTGTATGATCGATCCCAATGTAGGAAATTATGCGGATCGTATTTTTACACGTAATATCGTAGGCTGGCCAGGCGTTACGCATCTTGAAGATCATGATTTTACACCGGCTATCGAAAAAGCCTTAGCGTGCGACGGTTTTCCATATACCGAATTAGAACATTTAATCACCGTGGGGTTCGGTCGTAAAACGTTGGTTGATGCCTCTGATGCAGTCATTGATTTAGTCAAAGCAGGCAAATTAAGCCATGTTTTCGTGATTGGTGGTTGTGATGGTGACAAAGAAGAACGCCATTACTACACTGATTTGGCTTACGCATTACCAAAAGATACGGCAGTCTTAACTTTAGGTTGTGGTAAATATCGTTTTAATAAATTAGATTTTGGTACGATTGATGGCGGTTTACCGCGTTTATTAGACGCAGGTCAATGTAATGATACCTATTCGGCAATTATGTTAGCCATCACACTTTCGCAAAAACTCGGGATTGGTTTAAATGAACTGCCACTTTCTATCGTCCTTTCTTGGTTCGAACAAAAAGCGATTATTGTGTTGTTAACCCTTTTAGCCTTAGGTGTAAAAAATGTGTACTCGGGTCCAAGCAAACCGGCGTTCTTAAACGACAACGTAATGGCATTATTACACGAGAAATTTGGTTTGAGCGGTTTAACTACCCCAGAACAAGATTTTGGTCACATCATTAACAAATAATATCGAACTAAGCATAAAGTGCGGTCAAAATTTCGTTATTTTTGACCGCACTTAGGAGAAAAAGAAAATGGCAAATACAAATAAAAACCCGTTATGTATTAATGAATTACAAGTTCATTCCATTATTAAAGAAGCGCCCAATGTCACTACATTGAATTTTATCGCACAGGATTTCTATCAATATAAGGCAGGGCAATATGCGATGGTAAGCATTCGCAACACGCCACATATTGCCCGCGCTTACTCACTCTCATCAACACCAGGTGAAAGCCGTTTTGTATCGATCACCGTACGCGAGATTGAAAATGGGAAAGGCTCTACTTGGTTAAATAACGAAGTAAAAGTCGGCGATCAAGTTTGGTTTTCTGACCCAATGGGTGACTTTAGCTGTGAAAAGGTTATTGCAGAGAATTATTTACTAGCAGGGGCTGGTAGTGGCGTGACACCCGTGATTTCAATGGCTCGTTGGCTATTAGTCAACCGTCCAGAAGTGAATGTCACCGTTATTCATTCTGTTCACTCGCCAGAAGACGTGATTTTCAAATCAGAATGGGCCGAATTAGTAGCGAAATATCCAAAATTAAATTTAGTAATTAACGCTTCGGTAAACGCAACGGATGAAATGAAATCAGGTCGTATTAACAAAGAAATGGTTGCCGCAGCAGTACCGAATATTCAAGACTATACCGTAATGACTTGTGGTCCAGAAAGCTATATGAATGCGTTAAAAACAATCGTTCTAGAGCTAGGTGTGCCAGAAGAACGTTTCTTCACAGAAGCTTTCTTTGATTCTGCAACACAAGGTGGCGTAGATTACGATAAACAAACGACATTAACAATTAATGGCGCAACCAAACAAACATTTAATGTACCGGTTGGTATGACACTACTTGCAGCATTAGAAGAAAATCAACAACCCGTTACATCAGGTTGTCGCACAGGTTTGTGTGGTCTATGTAAAACTCAAGTGACGAGCGGTGATATAGAAGTTGTTCGTACTGGAGATTTAACTGAGACAGAAATCGCTCAAGGCTATGTTTTAGCATGTAGCTGTCGTGTCAAAAAAGATGTGAATATCACGGCATAATAAACCGTCTAAAGTGCGGTCAAATCTGACCGCACTTTTACTGACCCAAACGTTGCTCCATACCTGATAAAAAGGTTTCTGTCGCTTTTTCCAAATCAATATCCATACGCTTGGCAAGTACCACAAGCCACCAAACACATTCCGCCAGTTTATGTTCTAGCTCGGGGGTAATCTCTTTATTCGACACCCAACGCTCTTGTTGCGACATCGTTAAACGCCCGACTAATCCGGCATCACTCAAAAAGGCTAAGGCATCTTCAATCACCGACCACTCGGTTTGATGATGTTGTCGTTCAAGTTGATGATATTTTTCACGAATAGCTTGCGAACGTTCGATAATGTGTTGGAAATCCATATTTTCTCCGTTAGCTAAAAATGTCAGCTTAGCATAATTTTTCTCTATTTCTTGATATTCCGCTTTTAATCGCAATAAATTTATTTATATAATGGTAAAAACGCTAAACTTATTAACAAGTTTATAGTCTATATCTATCAAACTCACTTAATCAAAAGGAAAGCAATATGTTATCTCGCCGCGAATTTTTAATTATGAGTGCTGGCTCGGCTTTAGTTGCCAGTTTCCCTACCCTCGCCAATACTGGCGCTAAACCACAAAACGCCACTGCAATAACTCAAGTCTTCGGTGATGGTGTACGTTTAACCGCCATTGCTGTTGAGTACAACCAGCCTGTTACAAGCGGTCAGTTTGAGCCAAAAGATTTCACAGTGGAAGGACGCACGATTACTAATGCATTTGTGAGCCATTCCGCCAGTTTAGAAAAAACGGAAACAGGCCACTTTGTGATTGTGCAATTGTCCCCTGATGATGCCAACTTGTCCTTATCGGAAATGATCCCCATGGCAAATGCAACGGTTCGTCCTAAACCCACAGACGGCGGCAAACCTTGGGTAGCTGGTGACAAACCAGCAACCAATTTAATTTACAAAGATCCCACCGCAACCATTAAAGCGGACGGCACTAAACTCACCACCTCTGCGGTAAAAAATCTGATTGTGGACGATTTTCAGCAATTAACTTTTGACGATCCTGAAACAAGTAAATCGCTCCGTTACAATCTTTATGTGCCACAAAACCAAGGTGACAAACCGTTACCTTTGGTGCTGTTTATGCACGATGCGGGTGTGACCAGCGAATTCCATCGCGCCACCTTATTGCAAGGTTTAGGTGCGGTTTCGTGGGCAAGCCCTGAAGATCAGGCTAAACGCCCTTGCTTTGTACTGGCACCACAGTTCGATGAGATTATCGTGGACGATAAATCCCAAGCCTCCCCAATGCTGGAAACCACCATTCATTTAATCGAAACCTTGCGTAAACAATACAACATTGACGGCAATCGTATTTACTCTACGGGACAATCAGGGGGCTGTATGATGACGATTGCAATGAATATCAAATACCCTGATTTATTTGCAGCTTGTTTCTTAGTCGCAGGACAATGGGGCGCGGATTTAGTCGCGCCGCTTGCGAAGAAAAAACTGTGGATTTTAGTTTCTGCCGATGATTTAGGGGCATTCCCGGGGCAAAATGCCATCACAGAAAAATTAGCAAAAGAAGGGGTAAAAATTAGCCGTGAAATTTGGGATGCACGTTGGAATGCCAATGAATACCGCTTTGCTTATGACAAAATTATTGTACAAGGCAATCCGATCAATTACACCGTTTTCGCCAAAGACACGGTTTTTCTACCGGGTGCGGATAAAAAAGGAGCAAGCGGTCACCGCAATACCTGGCGAGTGGCTTACACCATTGAGCCAATTCGTGAATGGTTATTTGAACAAGTGAAAGGCTAAAAATGATGAAAAAATATCTCTGGTTATTATTGAGCGTGGCTATCGTGGCGTGCAGTTCAACTGCGCAAAACAACCAAAAAGAACAAGCTAAAGCTGTTTTTGATCAAGCGGTCGCAATTTATCAACAAAAAAATTATACTCAAGCCTTACCTCTATTCGCTCAAGCCTCAGAAATGGGGCATATTAAAGCCAATCGTTACATTGGCTTAAGTTATTTAAATGGAACGGGAGTGGCAAAAGATGTCAATAAAGCCTTCGAGCAGTTTAGCTTTGCTGCTGAACGTGGCGATGTGACCAGTAAATATTGGTTGGGCTACTGCTATGAAAATGGCTTAGGCACCCCCAAAGAAATGACTAAAGCAGTCTATTGGTATCAACAAGCGGCTAAACGTACTGATCATATTGGCGAACCGGCAAGAGAAGCCTTGAAAAGATTAGGCTATCACTAAACTAAAAGTGCGGTGGAGTTTTAAGAGAAATTTGCAATTCGCAAAATCTTGTGGAAATCTGACCGCGCTTTTTTGCAAAATAACGTCGATAACATTACTGAAATATCCCTACAAACTGGCTATAATACAGCTCTAATTTTTGAGTAAGAAAAGAGGTTTAATAATGTTCAACACTACGCAAGCAAGCAAGCAAGCAAGCAAGCAAGCAAGCAAGCAAGCAAGCAAGCAAGCAAGCAAGCAAGCAAGCAAGCAAGCAAGCAAGCAAGCAAGCAAGCAAGCAAGCAAGCAAGCAAGCAAGCAAGCAAGCAAGCAAGCAAGCAAGCAAGCAAGCAAGCAAGCAAGCAAGCAAGCAAGCAAGCAAGCAAGCAAAATAGTTTAAATTTTACTCAATTCTTGTCAAGTGCTATCGTCAAAAAGGCGGTGGCATAATGGCTGGGAATAAAAATCTTCATCGCGCTAACCGTGAAAAAAATGATGAGTTTTATACACAACTTGTCGATATCGAAAACGAGTTACGCCATTACACACAACACTTCAAAGACAAAATTATTTTCTGCAACTGTGACGATCCTGAAGAAAGTAATTTTTTCCGCTATTTCGCACTTAATTTTGAACATCTTGGTATTAAAAAATTAATTGCAACACATTTTGATGTCAATGAGCCAACGTATAAATTAGAAATTGATCGTGAATTAGATTTAAACACAGATGGCAAAATTGACTTTCAAGATATTCAACGTATTCCATTGCAACAAAATGGTGATTTCCGTAGCCCTGAATGTATCGAAATTCTAAAGCAGTCGGATATTGTGGTAACAAATCCGCCTTTTTCCCTATTTCGTGAATATGTTGCTCAGTTAATGGAGTATGAGAAAAAGTTTGTCATTGTCGGCAATCAAAATGCGATTACCTATAAAGAAACATTTAAGTTAATTAAAGAAAATAAAATTTGGCTTGGTAATAAAAGCGGTGATATGGCGTTTAGGGTACCTGATTATTACGAAGAAAAAGCAACTCGTTATTGGCAAGATGAAACTGGACAAAAATGGCGGAGTTTGGGGAATATTTGTTGGTTTACCAATTTAGACCATGCCAAACGCCACGAAGAATTATTGCTCTATAAAGCTTACTCAGAGGAAGAATATCCAAAATATGATAATTACGACGCAATTGAAGTAAATAAAGTTAAAGATATTCCTTTTGATTATCAAGGTGCAATGGGGGTACCTATAACATTTATGGATAAATATAATCCTGACCAATTTGAAATTTTAAGTGCTAACGATTTTAGAATTAGCAATAAAATTCCATTTAAAGAACACGGTTTAATTAAGGACAAGGATGGAACAATAAATGGAAAGCCTACCTATGTAAGAATTGTTATTAAACACAAGCGGTAATATTTCCCCCAAATTTTGCAAAGGAATAAAGATGAAAATTGAACTAACTCATATCAAAATCCGTGATTTGGTTGAAAACTACTCGGATACAGCTGAAAATGGTGTAACAGGTTATAATGGCAAATTGGATATTCGCCCTAAATATCAGCGTGAATTTGTCTATAAAGAAGCTCAAAGAAATGCCGTTATTGATACTGTAATGAAACATTTTCCGCTCAACATAATGTATTGGGTAAAACGTGAAGATGGCACGTTTGAAGTATTAGACGGTCAGCAACGCACTATTTCTATTTGCCAATTTGTGAAAGGTGATTTTTCCGTAGAATATCAATATTTTCACAATCTCACTCAAGACCAGAAAAATACTTTTTTAGATTATGAATTAACCGTTTACCAATGCGAAGGAACGGATAGTGAAAAATTGGCGTGGTTTAAAACTATTAATATTGCGGGCGAAAAACTTACTGATCAAGAACTGAGAAATGCAGTCTATGCAGGTAGCTGGCTAACTGACGCTAAACGATACTTTTCAAAATCAGGCTGTGTTGCGTCAAGTCTTGGCGATAAATATGTGAAAGGCTCGCCTATTCGTCAAGAATTTTTGGAAACTGTTTTGGGATGGATTTATCCCACTGAAAATGATAAAGAAAGCAATCCCCACAAAAGTATTGAAAGCTATATGGCATTACATCAACACGATGAACACGCCACAAAATTATGGAATTATTTTCAATCAGTCATCAACTGGGTAAAAACCACCTTCCCAAACTACCGCAAGGAAATGAAAGGGCTTGAATGGGGGCTATTCTATAACACTCATAAAGACAGGGATCTAAACCCAACGACACTTGAAGCTAAAATCAAAACACTAATGGAAGATGACGAAGTTAGCAAGAAATCTGGCATTTATGCTTATATTTTAACTGGCGAAGAACATTATTTGAGCTTAAGAGCCTTTACAGATAAAGATAAACGCACAATGTTTGAACGGCAGGATGGCATTTGCCCACATTGCAATGGTAAATTCAAGATAGAGGAAATGGAAGCTGATCATATTACCCCTTGGTCACAAGGCGGTAAAACTGACTTGAATAATGGACAAATGTTATGTAAAAGTTGCAACCGAAAGAAAAGCGATAAATAGCTAAAAAGCGGTAGGATTTAAAAAGAAATTTGCAAAACCAACTTAGGGGCAAATGTGATTTGCCCCTACGCTTAATCTCTCGCCCTTTCTTCTGCTGTAACCGATGTTAATTTAGCTAATTTCGGGGCGAGCCATTCTCGTAGATCGTCCATCAGCGAATAAACCACGGGCACAAACACCAAACTCAACAGCGTGGAGGCAGTTAAGCCGAAAATCACGGCAAAGGTATCCAATAGCACTGTGCCACCATTATTGCTTGCCACACGCAGTTTGACTTCAAAATCCTTTTGCAAAATCGATTACACTTGATGGGGGTTGTAGCTGAATACGCACTTTGCCTGTACGACTTATTTGATCGATTTGGGAAGAAAGCAAGCGATGAGCCAGAAGCTTAATAGACCAACGAATAAAACCTTTCTCATTTTGAGTCTCATAAATGACTGATTTTGTTGAGATTAAATCATACCGCTTAAATGCAGAACTGGTGAACAGTATAGGCTCTTGGCAACATTTGTCTAACTATTCATTTGATAGTCTCAGTCAATAAAAAATAAAGAGATTGATTGCATTTATCAAATAAACAACCCCATTGGAAAGAGAGTTGCAAACGGCAAAATCTCTCAAAAATCCCACCGCTCTTTTACAGCTGTTTCAAATAACTGTCTAACGATTGAACGTCTCCATATAACAACTGGCTTGGCACAATATGCAACCGTTCGTCTTTTTCCACAATCAACTGCGGTACGCCTTGCACGCCACAATGGTTGGCGAGTTGTTGCCCGAATTGAAGACGCTGTTCTAACGCTACTTTTGTTGATTGTTCGCTAAGCAACGGCACAGCTTGGCTAAAATTGAGCTTATGCAACACCTGTTCAACCACTGCAAAATCAGCATTATCCAAACCGTCCACATAACGTGCCGTCTGCAACGCTGACAACACAGCAAGCTCTTTTTCTGGAGCGATTTGTTGCACCGCCGTTAAAGCCAGCAAACTGTTTGCCGAATTAAACTCGCCCTGCCCTTGCAATACGTTTTCCAAATACGCCTGACTAAACGACTGGCCGGTCAATTTTTCAATTCGTTGGTCGTTACCCCACGCATAACGAGCAAAATCTGCGTCCATTTTCCGACCGCTTTGGTAAAACAAGCCTGTTGGTGTGAGCGTAAGCGGATAGATTTCATTGAGTTTTTGCAAGGTTGCCGATGCCCCGTAACACCAACCGCAAAGGGGATCGAATAAGTAGTAGATTTTCGTTTTGTTTACCATTTCATCTCGCCTTTATTCACTTTTGCCCCAAGTTCTAAATTAAATTTTGCCGGTAAGTTCGGGTAAGATTTTTCCATTCCAGCGATCACATCTTGGCTGCTTTTGCTGTTGGCTAACACTTGTTCAAAGCGTGTCAAATAGCCTTTTGTGAAATCAATCGCAGAACTGTCTAAGGCTGTGCCTTCCGCCATATGCCCCGGAATAACTTTTGTTGGTTTTAACGCTTTCATTTCATCAAGTTGTGCTAACCACGCTTGGCGATGTTCCTCGGTTGCCGTGTCTGCCGTCCATACATTCATATTGCCAAACACCCCGATATTGCCGGTAATTGTCTTGATTGATGGGATCCAAACATAAGGACGATGTGCCAACACACCCGTTGTGCCACGAATTTCTAAGGTTTCACCTTCTAAAGTCAAGCTATTCTTCGCTAAAACCTTAGGTAATACAGGCTTGCTTGGTGCATTCGCGCCCATTTTTGGCGACCACGTTTTCAATTTCGTGTCTAATTTTGCTTCGATTTTTGCCAATAC from the [Actinobacillus] rossii genome contains:
- the hcpA_1 gene encoding Beta-lactamase hcpA precursor; translation: MMKKYLWLLLSVAIVACSSTAQNNQKEQAKAVFDQAVAIYQQKNYTQALPLFAQASEMGHIKANRYIGLSYLNGTGVAKDVNKAFEQFSFAAERGDVTSKYWLGYCYENGLGTPKEMTKAVYWYQQAAKRTDHIGEPAREALKRLGYH
- a CDS encoding Uncharacterized conserved protein — translated: MKIELTHIKIRDLVENYSDTAENGVTGYNGKLDIRPKYQREFVYKEAQRNAVIDTVMKHFPLNIMYWVKREDGTFEVLDGQQRTISICQFVKGDFSVEYQYFHNLTQDQKNTFLDYELTVYQCEGTDSEKLAWFKTINIAGEKLTDQELRNAVYAGSWLTDAKRYFSKSGCVASSLGDKYVKGSPIRQEFLETVLGWIYPTENDKESNPHKSIESYMALHQHDEHATKLWNYFQSVINWVKTTFPNYRKEMKGLEWGLFYNTHKDRDLNPTTLEAKIKTLMEDDEVSKKSGIYAYILTGEEHYLSLRAFTDKDKRTMFERQDGICPHCNGKFKIEEMEADHITPWSQGGKTDLNNGQMLCKSCNRKKSDK
- the hcr gene encoding HCP oxidoreductase codes for the protein MANTNKNPLCINELQVHSIIKEAPNVTTLNFIAQDFYQYKAGQYAMVSIRNTPHIARAYSLSSTPGESRFVSITVREIENGKGSTWLNNEVKVGDQVWFSDPMGDFSCEKVIAENYLLAGAGSGVTPVISMARWLLVNRPEVNVTVIHSVHSPEDVIFKSEWAELVAKYPKLNLVINASVNATDEMKSGRINKEMVAAAVPNIQDYTVMTCGPESYMNALKTIVLELGVPEERFFTEAFFDSATQGGVDYDKQTTLTINGATKQTFNVPVGMTLLAALEENQQPVTSGCRTGLCGLCKTQVTSGDIEVVRTGDLTETEIAQGYVLACSCRVKKDVNITA
- a CDS encoding phospholipase/carboxylesterase, whose product is MLSRREFLIMSAGSALVASFPTLANTGAKPQNATAITQVFGDGVRLTAIAVEYNQPVTSGQFEPKDFTVEGRTITNAFVSHSASLEKTETGHFVIVQLSPDDANLSLSEMIPMANATVRPKPTDGGKPWVAGDKPATNLIYKDPTATIKADGTKLTTSAVKNLIVDDFQQLTFDDPETSKSLRYNLYVPQNQGDKPLPLVLFMHDAGVTSEFHRATLLQGLGAVSWASPEDQAKRPCFVLAPQFDEIIVDDKSQASPMLETTIHLIETLRKQYNIDGNRIYSTGQSGGCMMTIAMNIKYPDLFAACFLVAGQWGADLVAPLAKKKLWILVSADDLGAFPGQNAITEKLAKEGVKISREIWDARWNANEYRFAYDKIIVQGNPINYTVFAKDTVFLPGADKKGASGHRNTWRVAYTIEPIREWLFEQVKG
- a CDS encoding DSBA-like thioredoxin domain gives rise to the protein MVNKTKIYYLFDPLCGWCYGASATLQKLNEIYPLTLTPTGLFYQSGRKMDADFARYAWGNDQRIEKLTGQSFSQAYLENVLQGQGEFNSANSLLALTAVQQIAPEKELAVLSALQTARYVDGLDNADFAVVEQVLHKLNFSQAVPLLSEQSTKVALEQRLQFGQQLANHCGVQGVPQLIVEKDERLHIVPSQLLYGDVQSLDSYLKQL
- the hcp gene encoding hydroxylamine reductase, encoding MYCVQCEQTMVTDKGNGCSYNQGMCGKTAETSDLQDLLIACLHSLSAWALKAREYNIVIHDADSFAPRAFFSTLTNVNFDSNRIVGYAQQALVYRNQLIKEISKFEPNPQLAHPLAHIELKGVSVDQLAQQAKEFALDIDRKEIGEEAHGVRLLALYGLKGAAAYFEHAYALGKFDNDLYVEYHGFMSWLGTQPRDLNELLEKALAIGTMNFKVMAMLDAGETETFGNPVPVSVNIRPVKGKCILISGHDLKDLKELLEQTEGKGINIYTHGEMLPAHGYPELKKYKHLVGNFGSGWQNQQKEFARFPGAIIMTSNCMIDPNVGNYADRIFTRNIVGWPGVTHLEDHDFTPAIEKALACDGFPYTELEHLITVGFGRKTLVDASDAVIDLVKAGKLSHVFVIGGCDGDKEERHYYTDLAYALPKDTAVLTLGCGKYRFNKLDFGTIDGGLPRLLDAGQCNDTYSAIMLAITLSQKLGIGLNELPLSIVLSWFEQKAIIVLLTLLALGVKNVYSGPSKPAFLNDNVMALLHEKFGLSGLTTPEQDFGHIINK
- a CDS encoding Arsenate reductase and related proteins, glutaredoxin family — its product is MTFKKAVLATALLTISTMAAAELKVDVYHANPNSFSVTSTLVTGEKEAILIDSGFTRADALRIAAKVLDSNKTLTTILVSQADPDYYFGVETLKSIFPDVNVVTTPAVLAKIEAKLDTKLKTWSPKMGANAPSKPVLPKVLAKNSLTLEGETLEIRGTTGVLAHRPYVWIPSIKTITGNIGVFGNMNVWTADTATEEHRQAWLAQLDEMKALKPTKVIPGHMAEGTALDSSAIDFTKGYLTRFEQVLANSKSSQDVIAGMEKSYPNLPAKFNLELGAKVNKGEMKW